Proteins from a single region of Echeneis naucrates chromosome 2, fEcheNa1.1, whole genome shotgun sequence:
- the LOC115055906 gene encoding NLR family CARD domain-containing protein 3-like gives DKHHHTDLDSIFMLLEENIVCFVMNELKKMKRSLSPDYPQFMKNEDDEVDEEQRRSREAFLKITVNFLRRMKQEELADCLQSKFIAPDCQRKLKSGLKKKFQCVFEGISKAGKPTLLNQIYTELYITEGGTGEVNEEHEVRQIETASRKQDRAETSIRQEDIFKPPPGRDQPIRTVMTKGVAGIGKTVLTQKFTLDWAEDKANQDIEFTFPFTFRELNVLKEKKFSLVELVHLFFTETKEAGICSFDHFQVVFIFDGLDECRLPLDFHNTEVLTDPTESTSVDVLLTNLIRGKLLPSARLWITTRPAAANQIPPQCVDMVTEVRGFNDLQKEEYFRKRFRHEEQASRIISHIKTSRSLHIMCHIPVFCWITATVLEEVLKTREGGELPKTLTEMYIHFLVVQSKVKKVKYDGGAESDPHWSPETRKMIESLGKVAFEQLQKGNLIFYESDLTECGIDIRAASVYSGVLTQIFKEETGLYQDKVFCFVHLSVQEFLAALHVHLTFINSGVNLMSEKKTTRKFELIRTGSKTTRLYQSAVDEALQSPHGHLDLFLRFLLGLSLQTNQTLLRGLVTQTGSSSETNQKTVQYVKTKISENLSPEKSMNLFHCLNELNDGSLVEAIQQSLRSGSLSTDKLSPAQWSALVFILLSSEKDLDVFDLKKYSASEEALLRLLPVVKASNKVLLSGCNLSDRSCEALSSVLSSQSSSLRDLDLSNNNLQDSGVKLLCVGLKSPHCELETLSLSGCLLSEEGCSSLASALSSNPSHLRELDLSYNHPGDSGVKLLSAGLEDPDWRLDTLRVDHGGPQRLRPGLRKYVCELELDTNTIHRNLKLSDNNRKVTHVAEYQSYPDHPDRFNNCPQLLCRNALTGRCYWEVEWSGLVYISVSYRGIRRKGYSADCVFGRNDQSWSLICSDGGYAVCHNNRETPLSSSSSSDSVPNRVAVYVDCPAGSLSFYRVSSDSLIQLHTFNTTFTDPLYPGFRIWSGSVSLRKLC, from the exons gacaaacatcatcacacagacctggactccatatttatg ctgctggaggagaacatcgtctgttttgtgatgaacgagctgaagaaaatgaaaaggagtctgagtccagattacccacaattcatgaagaatgaggatgatgaggtggatgaagagcagaggaggagcagagaggcatttctgaagatcacagtgaacttcctgaggaggatgaagcaggaggagctggctgactgtctgcagagca AGTTTATTGCCCCAGATTGTCAGCGcaaactcaaatctggcctgaagaagaaattccagtgtgtgtttgaggggatctctaaagcaggaaagccaacccttctgaatcagatctacacagagctctacatcacagagggagggactggagaggtcaatgaggaacatgaggtcagacagattgaaacagcatccaggaaacaggacagagcagaaacaagcatcagacaagaagacatctttaaacccccacctggaagagaccaaccaatcagaacagtgatgacaaagggagtggctggcattgggaaaaccgtcttaacacagaagttcactctggactgggctgaagacaaagccaaccaggacatagagttcacattccccttcaccttcagagagctgaatgtgctgaaagagaagaagttcagcttggtggaacttgttcatctcttcttcactgaaaccaaagaagcaggaatctgcagctttgatcacttccaggttgtgttcatctttgacggtctggatgagtgtcgacttcctctggacttccacaacactgaggtcctgactgatcctacagagtccacctcagtggacgtgctgctgacaaacctcatcagggggaaactgcttccctctgctcgcctctggataaccacacgacctgcagcagccaatcagatccctcctcagtgtgttgacatggtgacagaggtcagagggttcaatgacctccagaaggaggagtacttcaggaagaggttcagacatgaggagcaggccagcaggatcatctcccacatcaagacctcacgaagcctccacatcatgtgccacatcccagtcttctgctggatcactgctacagttctggaggaggtgttgaagaccagagagggaggagagctgcccaagaccctgactgagatgtacatccacttcctggtggttcagtccaaagtgaagaaggtcaagtacgatggaggagctgagtcagatcctcactggagtccagagaccaggaagatgattgagtctctgggaaaagtggcttttgagcagctgcagaaaggaaacctgatcttctatgaatcagacctgacagagtgtggcatcgatatcagagcagcatcagtttactcaggagtgttgacacagatcttcaaagaggagacagggctgtaccaggacaaggtcttctgcttcgtccatctgagtgttcaggagtttctggctgctcttcatgtccatctgaccttcatcaactctggagtcaatctgatgtcagaaaaaaaaactactcgAAAGTTTGAATTAATaaggactggatctaaaacaacacgtctctaccagagtgctgtggatgaggccttacagagtccacatggacacctggacttgttcctccggttccttctgggtctttcactgcagaccaaccaaactctcctacgaggcctggtgacacagacaggaagtagctcagagaccaatcagaaaacagtccagtacgtcaagacaaagatcagtgagaatctgtctccagagaaaagtatgaacctgtttcactgtctgaatgaactgaatgatggttctctggtggaggcgatccaacagtccctgagatcaggaagtctctccacagataaactgtctcctgctcaatggtcagctctggtcttcatcttactgtcatcagaaaaagatctggacgtgtttgacctgaagaaatactctgcttcagaggaggctcttctgaggctgctgccagtggtcaaagcctccaacaaagttct attgagtggctgtaacctctcagacagaagctgtgaagctctgtcctcagtcctcagctcccagtcctctagtctgagagatctggacctgagtaacaacaacctgcaggattcaggagtgaagctgctgtgtgttggactgaagagtccacactgtgagctggaaactctcag tctgtcaggatgcctgctctcagaggaaggctgttcttctctggcctcagctctcagctccaacccctcccatctgagagaactggacctgagctacaatcatccaggagactcaggagtgaagcttctgtctgctggactggaggatccagactggagactggacactctcag ggtggaccatggtggaccacagagactgagacctggtctgaggaagt atgtctgtgaactggaactggacacaaacacaatccacagaaacctcaaactgtctgacaacaacaggaaggtgacacaTGTAGCAGAgtatcagtcatatcctgatcatccagacagatttaataactgtcctcagctgctgtgtagaaatgctctgactggtcgctgttactgggaggttgaGTGGAGTGGACtggtttatatctcagtgagctacagaggaatcagaaggaaaggatacagtgctgactgtgtgtttggaagaaatgatcagtcctggagtctgatctgttctgatggTGGTTACGCtgtctgtcacaacaacagagaaacacccctctcctcctcctcctcctctgactctgtccctaacagagtagcagtgtatgtggactgtcctgctggctctctgtccttctacagagtctcctctgactcactgatccagctccacaccttcaacaccacattcactgatcctctctatcctgggttcaggatctggtctggttcagtgtctctgaggaagTTGTGTTGA